From the Clarias gariepinus isolate MV-2021 ecotype Netherlands chromosome 3, CGAR_prim_01v2, whole genome shotgun sequence genome, one window contains:
- the camsap3 gene encoding calmodulin-regulated spectrin-associated protein 3 isoform X4, translating into MVDSNAMRKTFVVPDVKPLDQYDITRAKICASVGWLLAKSYGNADNVPVELRDPFYLDQYEQEHLKPPVTRLLQSPELYCRTYGLLQAEGQGPNRTPKDNTSLLQTLSQRGLTPKDQNTPVTEADLQHKPIKMSAHLAVMDALMAVGAMETVRASGGVERLGGEDDWERTLLHWVNTLRYRKDKLLSKLQPCFPAVNEVKDLSNGCAVAAVIHYYCPGLLRLEDVCMKESMSLADSLYNLQLIREFCESCLKSCCPLMLEDMLYSPPELQVNLLSFLAELLCWFEVSKPEFVQPLNGTELTESSGRTENGNSGSGSSSPSLFKKPFLPISPATPIPGSLTQSTSMSHVEAAGRSWSKNPLSRPLSSAVSFSIPFGLDSDVDIVMGNPVIMRSVSSDNLNPAGPAVKRVHPTPPEDITRSPGPNGPHRPSWASRSPAVPLLAEENGLDEGDVAGLPTIEEALQIIHNESKMEPRSHPEGAPDGFYLHSPEDPASRRHNGSPSILSDSAPSGAGMPHRPAGNVNRTRRTSDGSRDDDSVLRDGSVDSDASEDLPKAQSTPTTPAAGSRVANSSGPETPDSGVKMTNFAERKKKLAQEQPIPSEDTQMTTWAAKKIQESPSKSPALTNEMSELGARLEEKRKAIEAQKRRIEAIFAKHRQRLGKSAFLQLKKEQEGDDKEEGAEVGGASSVEEDLRRMSLDERLARIENDEGDTKQEKEQGDERVQTPAEQTSKDKTVAGSLGDKTSVPLGDYNNAVSKLNAALSSLQSDMQRLSDQQNQLLKKKIPSANQAWVIPPNIKSSTSAATPRLSRESTRDLTPNSASSSPSPSRRISSQAVPPKSPGSHRRAQSAPPKSPKNQHYSRTADPKAPALTRVITAPHNVDSIPHRRKVSPWQCKDQTSSSFSIGSPVPQSDSRPPSRPLSDDPSDDQTVFSLELDGGSNHFPSRKEQQGGSSSGAPSECSFESDIPASAFARKPSSLIEIPLSSLSGFGGDDAECGPDAASDSMSDQTDSELKAGVGFFFKDEARPEDEMAQRRAALLEKQQKRAEEMKRKKQEQERERETSRRNSMDELERPQTPSTPPPPRTPPAHTPPPDAISHRRGNFTRQEYERRHQLKIMEDLDKVLRQKPTTVRGVKKQRPKTVFRDDSGLSRSPAKGLLGSRLNKVYSHSTMNLSSMANDSGTLTIRKSPSRSHSPARLMSPGRVATQNGDKDWETASALSSPASIPEYTGPKLYKEPSFKSNKFIIHNAISRCCLAGKVNEPQKNKIIEEMEKSTANHFLILFRDSSCQFRAVYTMNPETEELVRLTGIGPRVISLSVVESIYKYSSDRKQFSVIPSKTMSMSVDAFTIPGQLWQTKRPGTPKKLGTPK; encoded by the exons AGCGCCCACTTAGCAGTGATGGATGCTTTAATGGCAGTGGGAGCCATGGAGACGGTGAGGGCGAGCGGAGGAGTGGAGAGACTCGGGGGAGAAGATGACTGGGAGAGAACGCTGCTTCACTGGGTCAACACA CTCCGGTACAGGAAGGATAAGCTGCTGTCTAAGCTCCAGCCCTGTTTTCCTGCCGTGAATGAAGTGAAGGATCTGTCTAACGGCTGTGCCGTAGCCGCTGTCATACACTACTACTGTCCTGGCCTGCTGCGCTTAGAAG atgTATGTATGAAGGAATCCATGTCTTTGGCCGACAGTCTTTACAATCTGCAACTCATTCGTGAGTTCTGTGAAAGTTGTCTGAAGAGCTGCTGCCCCCTTATGTTGGAGGACATGCTTTACAGCCCACCTGAATTACAG GTAAATCTGCTAAGCTTTTTGGCAGAGCTCTTGTGTTGGTTTGAAGTGTCAAAGCCCGAGTTTGTTCAGCCTCTGAATGGCACGGAGCTCACAG AGTCCTCTGGAAGGACAGAAAATGGCAACAGCGGTTCTGGCAGCAG CTCTCCCTCCTTATTTAAAAAGCCATTCTTGCCAATATCCCCAGCCACACCAATTCCAG GCTCTCTGACTCAGTCTACCTCAATGTCTCATGTAGAGGCAGCTGGACGATCATGGAGTAAAAATCCCCTCAG TCGTCCTCTGTCATCTGCTGTGTCCTTCAGTATCCCCTTTGGTCTGGACAGTGATGTGGACATAGTGATGGGAAACCCTGTCATCATGCGCTCTGTCAGTTCGGATAACCTAAATCCTGCTGGACCGGCTGTGAAACGTGTCCATCCCACCCCTCCTGAGGACATCACCAGGTCTCCAGGACCTAATGGCCCCCATCGTCCGTCTTGGGCTTCACGTAGTCCTGCGGTGCCCCTCTTAGCTGAAGAGAATGGACTCGATGAGGGTGACGTAGCTGGTTTGCCGACCATCGAGGAAGCCTTGCAAATCATTCACAATGAGAGCAAAATGGAGCCACGCTCCCATCCAGAGGGCGCTCCTGATGGATTCTATTTGCACTCACCGGAAGACCCAGCCAGTCGTAGACATAATGGTAGCCCTTCCATCCTCAGTGACTCTGCTCCTTCTGGTGCAGGAATGCCACACAGGCCGGCGGGAAATGTGAACCGCACCAGACGGACATCTGATGGCTCAAGAGACGATGACTCTGTCCTAAGAGATGGCAGTGTAGACTCTGATGCCTCAGAGGATTTGCCAAAAGCTCAATCCACACCCACAACGCCAGCAGCTGGTTCTCGAGTGGCTAATTCATCTGGGCCAGAGACCCCAGACAGCGGTGTGAAAATGACTAACTTTGCTGAACGTAAAAAGAAACTGGCTCAGGAGCAGCCGATTCCCAGTGAGGACACACAGATGACCACCTGGGCAGCCAAAAAGATTCAGGAGAGCCCTAGCAAAAGTCCAGCACTCACCAATGAAATGTCTGAGCTTGGAGCAAGACTGGAGGAAAAACGCAAGGCCATCGAGGCTCAAAAAAGGCGTATTGAGGCCATTTTTGCCAAGCATCGACAGAGGCTGGGGAAAAGTGCCTTCTTGCAGTTGAAGAAAGAGCAGGAAGGTGATGACAAGGAAGAAGGTGCAGAGGTGGGTGGTGCATCCTCTGTGGAGGAAGACCTAAGACGCATGTCATTAGATGAGCGGCTAGCACGCATAGAGAATGATGAAGGGGATACAAAGCAGGAGAAGGAGCAGGGCGATGAGAGGGTACAAACTCCTGCAGAACAGACCTCTAAAGACAAAACAGTTGCAGGATCATTGGGTGACAAAACTAGTGTTCCGTTGGGTGATTATAACAATGCCGTGTCAAAACTAAATGCAGCCTTGAGCTCATTGCAGAGTGATATGCAGCGCTTGTCTGATCAGCAGAACCAGCTCTTGAAGAAGAAAATCCCCTCTGCCAACCAAGCATGGGTCATCCCACCCAACATAAAGAGCTCCACTTCAGCAGCAACTCCACGTCTGTCCAGGGAATCAACTCGTGACTTGACGCCCAACTCTGCCTCATCGTCACCTTCTCCATCTCGTAGGATCAGCTCTCAAGCAGTGCCCCCAAAATCGCCCGGATCCCACCGCCGGGCTCAATCTGCacctccaaaaagccccaaAAATCAGCATTACTCAAGGACCGCAGATCCGAAGGCGCCAGCTCTGACCCGGGTCATCACCGCCCCACATAATGTGGACAGTATCCCTCATCGAAGGAAAGTATCCCCTTGGCAATGCAAAGACCAGACTTCATCTTCTTTCAGCATCGGCTCGCCAGTCCCCCAAAGCGACTCCCGTCCTCCCTCTCGCCCCCTCAGTGACGACCCGAGTGATGACCAAACTGTCTTCAGCCTGGAACTCGATGGAGGCTCCAACCATTTTCCAAGCAGGAAGGAACAACAAGGAGGCAGCAGTTCTGGTGCTCCATCAGAGTGTTCCTTTGAAAGCGACATACCAGCATCTGCCTTTGCCCGCAAACCCAGCAGCCTGATCGAGATCCCGTTGTCCTCCCTGAGTGGGTTTGGTGGAGATGATGCTGAATGTGGCCCTGATGCCGCCTCTGACTCCATGAGCGACCAAACCGACTCGGAATTAAAAGCTGGTGTTGGCTTTTTCTTTAAG GATGAGGCTCGACCAGAGGATGAGATGGCTCAGAGGAGAGCTGCACTGCTGGAAAAGCAGCAAAAGAGAGCAGAGGAAATGAAAAGGAAGAAACAAGAGCAGGAACGAGAGAGGGAGACAAG CAGGCGCAATTCCATGGATGAGCTTGAGCGACCCCAGACGCCCAGCACACCTCCCCCACCACGCACTCCTCCAgcacacactcctcctcctgATGCAATTTCGCACAGACGCGGAAACTTCACTCGACAAGAGTACGAACGCCGCCATCAGCTTAAGATCATGGAAGATTTGGACAAGGTACTGCGCCAGAAGCCCACCACTGTCCGAGGTGTGAAGAAACAGCGTCCCAAAACCGTGTTCCGAGACGATTCAGGCCTCTCCCGCAGCCCAGCTAAAGGTTTGCTGG GTTCTAGACTGAACAAAGTGTATTCTCACTCCACTATGAACCTGTCCTCTATGGCCAATGACAGTGGGACACTTACAATTAGGAAATCCCCAAG TCGCTCTCACTCTCCAGCGAGATTGATGTCTCCAGGTCGTGTGGCCACACAAAATGGTGATAAAGACTGGGAGACAGCATCCGCCCTTTCCTCAccagcttccatccctgagtaTACTG GACCCAAACTGTATAAAGAGCCAAGCTTCAAATCCAATAAGTTCATAATCCACAATGCTATCTCACGGTGCTGTTTGGCAGGCAAGGTCAACGAACCGCAGAAAAACAAGATCATTGAG GAAATGGAAAAGAGCACTGCCAACCACTTTCTCATCCTCTTCCGGGATTCCAGTTGCCAATTCCGGGCGGTTTACACCATGAACCCGGAGACGGAGGAGCTGGTGCGTTTGACTGGCATCGGCCCGCGGGTCATCAGCCTCTCCGTAGTTGAGTCGATCTACAAATACAGCTCTGACCGCAAGCAGTTCTCGGTCATTCCATCTAAAACCATGTCTATGAGCGTGGACGCTTTCACTATCCCTGGCCAACTATGGCAGACCAAGCGACCCGGGACGCCCAAAAAGCTCGGAACACCAAAGTGA
- the camsap3 gene encoding calmodulin-regulated spectrin-associated protein 3 isoform X3: protein MVDSNAMRKTFVVPDVKPLDQYDITRAKICASVGWLLAKSYGNADNVPVELRDPFYLDQYEQEHLKPPVTRLLQSPELYCRTYGLLQAEGQGPNRTPKDNTSLLQTLSQRGLTPKDQNTPVTEADLQHKPIKMSAHLAVMDALMAVGAMETVRASGGVERLGGEDDWERTLLHWVNTLNEKLKARTECDQTQQSTEPQPVQASLRYRKDKLLSKLQPCFPAVNEVKDLSNGCAVAAVIHYYCPGLLRLEDVCMKESMSLADSLYNLQLIREFCESCLKSCCPLMLEDMLYSPPELQVNLLSFLAELLCWFEVSKPEFVQPLNGTELTESSGRTENGNSGSGSSSPSLFKKPFLPISPATPIPGSLTQSTSMSHVEAAGRSWSKNPLSRPLSSAVSFSIPFGLDSDVDIVMGNPVIMRSVSSDNLNPAGPAVKRVHPTPPEDITRSPGPNGPHRPSWASRSPAVPLLAEENGLDEGDVAGLPTIEEALQIIHNESKMEPRSHPEGAPDGFYLHSPEDPASRRHNGSPSILSDSAPSGAGMPHRPAGNVNRTRRTSDGSRDDDSVLRDGSVDSDASEDLPKAQSTPTTPAAGSRVANSSGPETPDSGVKMTNFAERKKKLAQEQPIPSEDTQMTTWAAKKIQESPSKSPALTNEMSELGARLEEKRKAIEAQKRRIEAIFAKHRQRLGKSAFLQLKKEQEGDDKEEGAEVGGASSVEEDLRRMSLDERLARIENDEGDTKQEKEQGDERVQTPAEQTSKDKTVAGSLGDKTSVPLGDYNNAVSKLNAALSSLQSDMQRLSDQQNQLLKKKIPSANQAWVIPPNIKSSTSAATPRLSRESTRDLTPNSASSSPSPSRRISSQAVPPKSPGSHRRAQSAPPKSPKNQHYSRTADPKAPALTRVITAPHNVDSIPHRRKVSPWQCKDQTSSSFSIGSPVPQSDSRPPSRPLSDDPSDDQTVFSLELDGGSNHFPSRKEQQGGSSSGAPSECSFESDIPASAFARKPSSLIEIPLSSLSGFGGDDAECGPDAASDSMSDQTDSELKAGVGFFFKDEARPEDEMAQRRAALLEKQQKRAEEMKRKKQEQERERETSRRNSMDELERPQTPSTPPPPRTPPAHTPPPDAISHRRGNFTRQEYERRHQLKIMEDLDKVLRQKPTTVRGVKKQRPKTVFRDDSGLSRSPAKGLLGSRLNKVYSHSTMNLSSMANDSGTLTIRKSPSRSHSPARLMSPGRVATQNGDKDWETASALSSPASIPEYTGPKLYKEPSFKSNKFIIHNAISRCCLAGKVNEPQKNKIIEEMEKSTANHFLILFRDSSCQFRAVYTMNPETEELVRLTGIGPRVISLSVVESIYKYSSDRKQFSVIPSKTMSMSVDAFTIPGQLWQTKRPGTPKKLGTPK, encoded by the exons AGCGCCCACTTAGCAGTGATGGATGCTTTAATGGCAGTGGGAGCCATGGAGACGGTGAGGGCGAGCGGAGGAGTGGAGAGACTCGGGGGAGAAGATGACTGGGAGAGAACGCTGCTTCACTGGGTCAACACA TTAAACGAGAAGCTGAAGGCACGGACAGAGTGTGACCAAACCCAGCAGAGTACAGAGCCACAGCCTGTCCAGGCCTCG CTCCGGTACAGGAAGGATAAGCTGCTGTCTAAGCTCCAGCCCTGTTTTCCTGCCGTGAATGAAGTGAAGGATCTGTCTAACGGCTGTGCCGTAGCCGCTGTCATACACTACTACTGTCCTGGCCTGCTGCGCTTAGAAG atgTATGTATGAAGGAATCCATGTCTTTGGCCGACAGTCTTTACAATCTGCAACTCATTCGTGAGTTCTGTGAAAGTTGTCTGAAGAGCTGCTGCCCCCTTATGTTGGAGGACATGCTTTACAGCCCACCTGAATTACAG GTAAATCTGCTAAGCTTTTTGGCAGAGCTCTTGTGTTGGTTTGAAGTGTCAAAGCCCGAGTTTGTTCAGCCTCTGAATGGCACGGAGCTCACAG AGTCCTCTGGAAGGACAGAAAATGGCAACAGCGGTTCTGGCAGCAG CTCTCCCTCCTTATTTAAAAAGCCATTCTTGCCAATATCCCCAGCCACACCAATTCCAG GCTCTCTGACTCAGTCTACCTCAATGTCTCATGTAGAGGCAGCTGGACGATCATGGAGTAAAAATCCCCTCAG TCGTCCTCTGTCATCTGCTGTGTCCTTCAGTATCCCCTTTGGTCTGGACAGTGATGTGGACATAGTGATGGGAAACCCTGTCATCATGCGCTCTGTCAGTTCGGATAACCTAAATCCTGCTGGACCGGCTGTGAAACGTGTCCATCCCACCCCTCCTGAGGACATCACCAGGTCTCCAGGACCTAATGGCCCCCATCGTCCGTCTTGGGCTTCACGTAGTCCTGCGGTGCCCCTCTTAGCTGAAGAGAATGGACTCGATGAGGGTGACGTAGCTGGTTTGCCGACCATCGAGGAAGCCTTGCAAATCATTCACAATGAGAGCAAAATGGAGCCACGCTCCCATCCAGAGGGCGCTCCTGATGGATTCTATTTGCACTCACCGGAAGACCCAGCCAGTCGTAGACATAATGGTAGCCCTTCCATCCTCAGTGACTCTGCTCCTTCTGGTGCAGGAATGCCACACAGGCCGGCGGGAAATGTGAACCGCACCAGACGGACATCTGATGGCTCAAGAGACGATGACTCTGTCCTAAGAGATGGCAGTGTAGACTCTGATGCCTCAGAGGATTTGCCAAAAGCTCAATCCACACCCACAACGCCAGCAGCTGGTTCTCGAGTGGCTAATTCATCTGGGCCAGAGACCCCAGACAGCGGTGTGAAAATGACTAACTTTGCTGAACGTAAAAAGAAACTGGCTCAGGAGCAGCCGATTCCCAGTGAGGACACACAGATGACCACCTGGGCAGCCAAAAAGATTCAGGAGAGCCCTAGCAAAAGTCCAGCACTCACCAATGAAATGTCTGAGCTTGGAGCAAGACTGGAGGAAAAACGCAAGGCCATCGAGGCTCAAAAAAGGCGTATTGAGGCCATTTTTGCCAAGCATCGACAGAGGCTGGGGAAAAGTGCCTTCTTGCAGTTGAAGAAAGAGCAGGAAGGTGATGACAAGGAAGAAGGTGCAGAGGTGGGTGGTGCATCCTCTGTGGAGGAAGACCTAAGACGCATGTCATTAGATGAGCGGCTAGCACGCATAGAGAATGATGAAGGGGATACAAAGCAGGAGAAGGAGCAGGGCGATGAGAGGGTACAAACTCCTGCAGAACAGACCTCTAAAGACAAAACAGTTGCAGGATCATTGGGTGACAAAACTAGTGTTCCGTTGGGTGATTATAACAATGCCGTGTCAAAACTAAATGCAGCCTTGAGCTCATTGCAGAGTGATATGCAGCGCTTGTCTGATCAGCAGAACCAGCTCTTGAAGAAGAAAATCCCCTCTGCCAACCAAGCATGGGTCATCCCACCCAACATAAAGAGCTCCACTTCAGCAGCAACTCCACGTCTGTCCAGGGAATCAACTCGTGACTTGACGCCCAACTCTGCCTCATCGTCACCTTCTCCATCTCGTAGGATCAGCTCTCAAGCAGTGCCCCCAAAATCGCCCGGATCCCACCGCCGGGCTCAATCTGCacctccaaaaagccccaaAAATCAGCATTACTCAAGGACCGCAGATCCGAAGGCGCCAGCTCTGACCCGGGTCATCACCGCCCCACATAATGTGGACAGTATCCCTCATCGAAGGAAAGTATCCCCTTGGCAATGCAAAGACCAGACTTCATCTTCTTTCAGCATCGGCTCGCCAGTCCCCCAAAGCGACTCCCGTCCTCCCTCTCGCCCCCTCAGTGACGACCCGAGTGATGACCAAACTGTCTTCAGCCTGGAACTCGATGGAGGCTCCAACCATTTTCCAAGCAGGAAGGAACAACAAGGAGGCAGCAGTTCTGGTGCTCCATCAGAGTGTTCCTTTGAAAGCGACATACCAGCATCTGCCTTTGCCCGCAAACCCAGCAGCCTGATCGAGATCCCGTTGTCCTCCCTGAGTGGGTTTGGTGGAGATGATGCTGAATGTGGCCCTGATGCCGCCTCTGACTCCATGAGCGACCAAACCGACTCGGAATTAAAAGCTGGTGTTGGCTTTTTCTTTAAG GATGAGGCTCGACCAGAGGATGAGATGGCTCAGAGGAGAGCTGCACTGCTGGAAAAGCAGCAAAAGAGAGCAGAGGAAATGAAAAGGAAGAAACAAGAGCAGGAACGAGAGAGGGAGACAAG CAGGCGCAATTCCATGGATGAGCTTGAGCGACCCCAGACGCCCAGCACACCTCCCCCACCACGCACTCCTCCAgcacacactcctcctcctgATGCAATTTCGCACAGACGCGGAAACTTCACTCGACAAGAGTACGAACGCCGCCATCAGCTTAAGATCATGGAAGATTTGGACAAGGTACTGCGCCAGAAGCCCACCACTGTCCGAGGTGTGAAGAAACAGCGTCCCAAAACCGTGTTCCGAGACGATTCAGGCCTCTCCCGCAGCCCAGCTAAAGGTTTGCTGG GTTCTAGACTGAACAAAGTGTATTCTCACTCCACTATGAACCTGTCCTCTATGGCCAATGACAGTGGGACACTTACAATTAGGAAATCCCCAAG TCGCTCTCACTCTCCAGCGAGATTGATGTCTCCAGGTCGTGTGGCCACACAAAATGGTGATAAAGACTGGGAGACAGCATCCGCCCTTTCCTCAccagcttccatccctgagtaTACTG GACCCAAACTGTATAAAGAGCCAAGCTTCAAATCCAATAAGTTCATAATCCACAATGCTATCTCACGGTGCTGTTTGGCAGGCAAGGTCAACGAACCGCAGAAAAACAAGATCATTGAG GAAATGGAAAAGAGCACTGCCAACCACTTTCTCATCCTCTTCCGGGATTCCAGTTGCCAATTCCGGGCGGTTTACACCATGAACCCGGAGACGGAGGAGCTGGTGCGTTTGACTGGCATCGGCCCGCGGGTCATCAGCCTCTCCGTAGTTGAGTCGATCTACAAATACAGCTCTGACCGCAAGCAGTTCTCGGTCATTCCATCTAAAACCATGTCTATGAGCGTGGACGCTTTCACTATCCCTGGCCAACTATGGCAGACCAAGCGACCCGGGACGCCCAAAAAGCTCGGAACACCAAAGTGA